The Dermochelys coriacea isolate rDerCor1 chromosome 19, rDerCor1.pri.v4, whole genome shotgun sequence region CGCGTTGGAACTCGCAGAAGAGCAAAATAAGGTTTAAAAGAAGAATAGGGGTGTAATAGACATtgattcttccttccccccccccacggcgCCTTAAATGTAAAGCAAAGTCCCGCTCCACGAGCTGGCAAGTCGGAGCAGAAAAGGTTCTCATGTTCATCTAGAGACTGGGGTTATAACTGATCTGAGGGTGCAGCTTTCGAGGTAGAGAACTGCATTAAAAATTCAAAGGACACAAAGGAGCAGTAAATAAGTGTTTTCAGCAATACTAATGCAAATTAAGATGCATGGCAGGATTGAGAAAGCAGCTCTTTGGCGGGTGACAGAGTAGATCGGCCAGAGCCCAAGCAAGGGATGCAGCATTaaaagaagaccaaaaaaaatgcaATCAGGCTAATGGTCAGAGAAGCGATGCCCACCCTGCTCTTTCCATTAGTGAGATTTAGCTCTGTAAACTTTACAGCATCAGCAGGTAAGGCTAAGTTAATAAAAGCCCCTGTGTGGCAAAACATTTAGCTCCAGCTGGGTGTGGAGTATTTATCCACTGCAATTGTACAATGCATACAGCTCCGTGGAAGCAAACACAGGCAAGGAGACAACTGGATGAGGGATTTTCCTGCCCCCtcaccctctccacccccactcttttttttttttgcctgctcaaaaaaaaaaaaagtgcaaaactgACCAGAAATATCCTCCCCGGAGGAGCAAATCGTGAGCATAATGCACACCTGGTAGCTTAAATCAACTGAACCTACACTGTAGCCTAGCTTGTAAGCTTTGATTAGAGCCAGCTTTTGGAGAAAACCAATgggaggcaaggtgggtgagcctgcctacccccccccccccaaatctgccACCAAGAGAGACTGGACACTGATTAGTGCTCAGAGATGCTCATGAGTAACTCACAGGTACAAGTCAGTTTGCATGCCAGAGCCTTTGTATGTGCAGGATGACACTAAATGGAAGTTGATGCTATGCTTCTGCAGGTCACACCTGGACGTCATGAACAAGGACATGTCccacaactccactgaaggcCAGCAGGGCTGGTTTGCAGCCagtagtggcagcagcagctccttgaaCCTGGACTCTGTGGTGCAACCTCTTGCCCTGAATCCTTGGGATGTGGTGCTTTGCATTTCTGGGACCATCATCTCCTGTGAGAATGCGATTGTGGTAGCCGTCATATGTTACACCCCTGCCTTCCGGACTCCAATGTTCCTACTCATCGGGAGCCTTGCCAGTGCTGACTTCCTGGCCGGCATGGGCGTGATATTCCACTTTGCCTTTGTCTATTGCATCCAGTCGCAGATGGTGAACCTCATCACTGTGGGGCTCCTGGTGACCTCGTTCACTGCCAGCGTGGGCAGCCTGTTGGCCATCACCATAGACCGCTACCTTTCCCTCTACAATGCACTGACTTACTATTCAGAAAGGACGGTCACCAGGACTTACATCATGCTGATCCTGACCTGGGGGTTTTCCATCTGCTTTGGGCTGCTGCCTGTCATGGGCTGGAACTGCTTGAAAGATGTCTCCACCTGCAGCATCGTGAAGCCCCTGACCAAGAACAACCTCATCATCCTCTCCATCTCCTTCTTCATGGTCTTTGCGGTGATGTTGCAGCTTTACATACACATCTGCAAGATAGTTTGTAGGCACGCCCACCAGATCGCTGTACAGAGGCACTTCCTGGCCACCTCCCACTATGTCACCACCAGGAAAGGCATCTCCACTTTAGCTGTCATCTTGGGGACTTTTGCTTCTTGCTGGCTGCCCTTTGCCATTTACTGCCTCCTGGGAGATTACACCTACCCAGCCCTCTATACCTACATGACCATCCTCCCGGCTACCTACAACTCCATGATTAACCCGGTTATCTATGCCTTCAGGAATCAAGAGATCCAGAAAGTGCTGTGGACTGTGTGCTGTGGGTGCTTCTCTTCCACAATGCCTTTCAGGTCCAGATCTCCAAGCGATGTCTGACTCAGTCCTCAGTCCAAAGTCCCATTTGCACATGATGTTCCCCTTTTTGCACAACCACAGAGATTTTGTGAGAGCTCTTAAAGATTCCATGTCTCCTCTGATTCCCCTTTCCTTGTGTGCATGAGCTGCtctcttcctttatttttccaCTTTTAGAATTTACGGaagaaaaaaatttatttttatccataaataaatacataaagtatatttgagtgtgtgagagagcctccataaatgttttctttgacaCAATATTTatggtgcattttttttaaaaagggagaataTCTTTTCATTCTTTTGGCTTTTAAACAGCCTGGTTAATTACCTCAGCTCTTCAGATATTATTTTCTACATCAGAGATCCATTGTTTCCCCTGTAACAATGGATCAGAACCaaaccagcttttttttttttggttaaatgtttatgtattatttattaatttattgttatttatgGCCAGCTTTTTCTAGACAATAGATTTTTCTGAACTCTGTAGTTTGCTGCCCTCTAGTGTTCACTatgttttaatacaaaaaaatcatGATGGCTCCTTTTGCATGTTGAGTACCCTGGGTGGTATTAGGTAATGGAATGTTTTAATTGTGTCAAATATAGATAACTGGAGCGAAAAAGGGAATGCTGCAATACTAGACTGTGCCTATAAAAACCCAAGGGCTCAGATGATCAGAGTTGCTTTCTAAACCATTGCACTAGAGACTATTCAATTAACTAAAGTTTCTGTCCCAGTGGAGACAGATTGCGCGTGTCCAACTGGCCAGATTCAGAGGACAGCTATTCAGTGTACTGTATGTTCTTCAGGTTTGCATGAATCTGGAAAGGAAGCGAATGTAAGAGGCACTTTAGACATTTGAAAATCTCTCTGCATTGTTGCACAGACTCTTGTTCCATGTGATTTGGAAAGTACTGTATTCTTGTTTACAATcataagagaaaaataaagataatttgTGATACATGTGGCTGCTGCTTGATTTATGTGGGAGGGAGATATTGGAAGATCACTGTGGGTGAGGGGAGTAACTGGAAAGAGACCGCTTCACCCTCAATAAATTACAAAGCGTTGGGTCCAATTAATGCCACCTTCATCATAGACTCTGGAGACTGAAAAGACGTGTCAGAGCCCCCAGCCCATCTCCCTGGAGCCAATGCAGGATTTTTCGCTATGGcacattttctagtgttttggCCAATCTTGTTGTAAAATATCCCAAGTAATAGTGCCTCCCTCCGTCCTCCTGGGAGACACTTCCGTTGTTGTCTAACACATCCAGTTAGCTGGAAGTTCTTCCTAGCGTAGGTGGCTTTTGTTCAGTTAGGGAGGAGGTTGTTCAGGGGTCTCTGGGTCCAATTCAGAGTTCTTGTCCTAATCCTCAAAGCTCTCATAATCTGGGACCAGGCTACCTCTCCATCTGTGACACATGAAGATGTCTGCCCTCCGGGGGACCCAGGATGAAATTCTAGGAGCCAGAGTGGCAAAGCAAACACAGTGTTGTGTCTCAGAAGACGAAACATGCTGCTAGAGATCTGAATGATCCCTTGTCTGAGCAGTTATGatgaggggagaggagaaaaggaaggCAAAAGCATTCTGAGCTATGTCACTGGACAAAAGCAGTCTCCACCCTGATTCACTGCACACTGTCTGTGATTGGTGTGTGGTCCCTAGGATGGTAGAGACAGGGTGGTCATTTCCATCTCTGTGACACCTGAATAAACAGAACCAGATTGGAGTGTGAGATTTTCTCCTAATGCAAACAGCAATCTGATCCCCAAAGCATCCTGAAACTGCATGACACTGAAGAGCTCTGGGCACCCTCATTTCAAAACACAGGACAGTTTGCGGCATTGCACACACAAGGGACGGCTTAGCAGGTTGAGCATCAGGTTTGAAATACTGCAgccacaggttcaaatcccagcaaaGTTGGCTCAGACCTTTCTCCTTCTCTGACCGAGTTCTGTGCAGTTTACTGCTTTGAGGGGTCCTTTTGAATGAGACTATAAAAACCCAGGACCTGCCTGCTCTGTGGTGCCATGACACCTTCACAGGAGTGAGGATTTAGCACTTCCTCCACAGGCCTGTCATGCAGCATGCTGTGCACAGGTTAGGTGCCACCCTCCAGCCCAGAGGGAGGTgcgttgcggggggggggggggctgctgcatgGACACCAGCCCAAATGCCACAGTcgttcatttttcctttttactcAGGCAGAACCTCCCGTGTGACTTCCTCAGGAGCTGTGCTCAAGTTAGGAGGGAGTAAAACAGGAGTCAACATGTCACCATTTGGCCTATAGTTTGCAAcaaaaggaagggggagggtggggcTGTTCCTAGACTGGCTGATGGGCCAGCGAGTAAGGCCCTAATTTGACTTAGGAAACCCAGGTTTGGTTCCTCATTTCCCCAGAGGCAGTTTGTATGGCCCGTGGCAAGACAGTCGCCCTGCGTCTCAAATCCCCCCCTGTAAATTGGGGACACAatagccctgccccacctctgagAGGGGCTGTGAAAATAAACACATTCAAAGAGAACAAGGTGTTCAATTACTAGGCCATGTTAGTACCTACGTTAGAAAGCTACATGTACAATAATGTTACTGGGGGGGTTTGGCTGTAGTACAGAGGGCCTGTGATTTTCAGACGTGCTCTAAATTCAGCTCCAGCTGCCCTACTCCCCTGTAATTTAGGCTCCTATATTCTAATACAAGGAACTCTTCTGTTTCAAATCACTTCAGGGAAACAGATTGCAGTGGCTGAAGTCTGGGAAAGAAaagcagttcccaaactgtggttgTTTGGGTTTATTTCCTTCAGAGGAATGGCTCTGGCAATCAAAATGCAGCTAGCGCTGGAAATGACTCCAGGCTAAAATCACAATGGGTGGGAATGGTGgcacagagggagggaaaagaACATTGTCCTCCTCGCCTGGGTCTCATAGCAGCCACAACAAATAAATCATTGGTCTTTACATGCATTATGCCTCGCACACGAATGCTGCAAGCCTCAGCAACTCATGAGACAGTGAAGAGCAAGGAGTCACAGGCCTGACACCCCCTTAGAATGAGGGAAAACAGCATCTGCCTTTGTACTACAgctcccacaatgcactgtgCTGGAACCGTTcaatgggaaggaaggagggcagggaaaATGAACTGCCAATTAAAAGGCTGCTCTTGACAGGCAACCAGTGCTGAGAACACTGACCCCAGTGGATGTCAGTCCCATATGGGGTCAGTCCCAggtgagatatatatatatttttttttaaaggaaacagtTTCCTTCCTCTTGCTGGCTTTGGTGAGAGTGCAGGTTCCAGCAAGAGTCAGAAGCATCCCGTGCTGGAAGCCAGAGAACAGCAGATGCTAAGTCAATACAGAGCTGATGCAAGGAACCAGAGGGGCAGCCCTGCAGACCAAAGCCTTCGTGATAGCTAGAGGGCAGGTATAGTGCACTTATTCCCCTTAGGAGGGCCCAGTTTTGGGAATGAGAAGGTATTTATTCCCAGCCCATGCAGGCCCGGCTCTCTCTGCTGAAACTATTCAGGAGGCTGAGAAGGAGTGCAGATCATGTAACATCATTCTCTTCTGAATGGAATCagaacagctacactgcatgtCATAGGCCCTACACAGCTAAAATCAGAAGAAGATTCTcttttaaattaagcatgtggGAGGAGTGGTGTTTTGGTGTCCTTTGTGGCTACAGTGTGCAGTACAGTGACTAGCGTGAAGTTCTTAGATGGCTACAAATTTGTT contains the following coding sequences:
- the GPR3 gene encoding G-protein coupled receptor 3, with protein sequence MNKDMSHNSTEGQQGWFAASSGSSSSLNLDSVVQPLALNPWDVVLCISGTIISCENAIVVAVICYTPAFRTPMFLLIGSLASADFLAGMGVIFHFAFVYCIQSQMVNLITVGLLVTSFTASVGSLLAITIDRYLSLYNALTYYSERTVTRTYIMLILTWGFSICFGLLPVMGWNCLKDVSTCSIVKPLTKNNLIILSISFFMVFAVMLQLYIHICKIVCRHAHQIAVQRHFLATSHYVTTRKGISTLAVILGTFASCWLPFAIYCLLGDYTYPALYTYMTILPATYNSMINPVIYAFRNQEIQKVLWTVCCGCFSSTMPFRSRSPSDV